A region of the Lycium barbarum isolate Lr01 chromosome 1, ASM1917538v2, whole genome shotgun sequence genome:
CCTGAGTGGAATGCAGAACCTTCAATATATCAATAAATAAAAACTGCCCCTATATCATAAATAAATGGTAAGCCTCTGGAGATAAAAGAGCAACTCAAACCTACTACATTAAAGACCAAGCGGTATCTGTGACCAAATGAGAATTATACAATTATACATATATTCAGAGGTTACACAAACTATATAAATTGAAGTCATGTTGCACAAGCAGCATGCTGGCGTGGCATCGAATAACTACATGTTGCTCCCAGAAACTTTATGATCCTCGATGCCTAGAGATAATCCTGATGCATGATTAAATTGATCCCTCGTCATAAAAACTGAATGTGGTTGCTGGTATGGTGGGCTCAAGCTTGAATCCAATATCTGATGTGGAAGTGCCACGTTTTCTTTTGTGAATGCTGCACTTGTGCCAACTCTTTGTTTCTTTGATGACCTCTCACCGTTAGGGCTCTCTTGGCAATCAGAGTCTGAACTTAGAGGCTCATGATGTGAAGAGAAAGATTCATCCATAGAAAGGCTCTTGGTTGGGACATGTGCTTTTACAGGCTTATCGACATGAGGGGCCTCAGATGATGGTGCAGGAGTCCCTGGATCAGTCCTGTTATCAGATTCTGGGCCGTTGTCACCAGTTGGAGGAGCAGTGACCCCAGAACCAGGAACTTCAAGAACTCCACTGAGCCGTTGTTGCTCTTCGATTATCTTCTTCAAATACTTCCCTTGGGCTTCTATTCTAAGTTGTAGCTGTTTCTGGACCTGTAAATTTAAGAAAAAAGTGGGCATGAAACTTTTGCAGGACTTGATTAACGGGAGTCCTTCATGCAGAATAGTATGCTTAACAAACTCAAGAGAAGTAAAGCAAAGAGAATTTAATTATTCCAAGTGAATTTCTGTCCATTTCAGAAAGAATGGTCAATTAATCACGAGCTTTTGGTGAAACAATAGATAAATTCTGTCAGTTTctaggaatttttttttgggCAGAATGAAGTTAATCTATAAAGTATGGCCATTTTCATTTGGTAGCCATGCCCATGAGCATGTCCAAGAGTCTGCGTGAAAATGGTCAGACATATAGGAGTTTTGATCCTCTAACATAGAATATTGTTAACCTATAAGAAAGATAATCTTTCGGTTACAACTCTTTTTTGCATTATTCCTCccttagaaaaagaaaaacgTTTTTTGCATTATTTCTCTTCCTCTTAATAGCTTCGAACCAATGGAAGGCTAATACCTCCACCACTAGAAAACAAGGAAAGTTGGTATACTTTCTGTTACATTATCACTACAACAAAAGAGGCTTTTAGCggcaatatattttccttttagcgGCAATAGTTATTGCCACAAAAACATTTACCAGCAATTGGTTAAATGCCATTAGATCCAAGGTCGCTAAAGCCTTTAGCGGCATTTATTGTTAGGGCTAAAGTTTGGTATTGCCGgtaataattgattctagaataCAATTAACCGCAATTAAATTATTGCCATTAACTAATTGCCGCTAAAAGCATATTTTGTTTTAGTGTATTCCATTTCATATACAATGGACGGAATAGTGTATATCACACTAGTACAGTTGCTCCGCCTTTTAAGAGACTCGATATACTCAGAGAAACATTTTCTTGACACAAGATAAGTAAATGAGGGAAAAAGATTCTTGCAGGTGTTTGTTTAAGCAGCATGCTGAAGACTTTTAAAGCGAAATTTAAAAAGTCGGTGGTTAGCAATTGCTTATTATTTTTGCAACTGTGCAAAAGACTAATTTCCTATAGGAAAAGAGAAGGAATATTCCTGTTACAAAAGCAGGAAAGTTACTCTCCTCCACCTTCCTTTACCTGTCAATTAAATGCTTCCTGAGGACTATATCCATACCAATTATCCAAAAAACATTAAAAGAACCTACCTCCAGTTGCTCATGGAGTCGCTTTTGCACCTCCATCTGCAGCTTTAGAGCCGTAGTGATTTCCACACCTCTGTTAACAAACAATTCTCAGTCAGGTAAAATATTTAAGATCCTCAAAGATACAAACCACTTAGATTTTTCAATCAAACAAAGACTGTCTATATGGTCATTTTAGAACAGATTACTAGTGTAGATGCATTCCCAGTTTGTGAGCATTCAAAAGAGATCTACACAAGAAACAAGGGATAATCTACTCACGATGAACCATCCAAACTTGAAAGCATATCCCTTGATTCTTTCTTATCAGAGTTTTTACCTTGCAATCACAAGCCGAAGCCACGTTAGTAAGTTAGCATTACTGGAGTAGAACCAACCTCAGCACATTTTCAAATAATCAAGCAGGTTCAAAATATAAGGAACAAACGACCATGAAGATTTCGAATTCCATCAGAACCTACCATCAGATGAGGAATCTGGAAGATATTTAGCAAGTCGATATTTCTGAGTCAACAGGAAAATAAATGCAAGTCAGTTACCCTAACAAAATATAATACAAGCACACATCCCGGAGGATAAGTTGTAGAAATAAATGTGGTGAATGTACACCTGTAAATGGCTTTTTACATGGTAAATGGTTAGTCCTTGTACACCCATGACTCTAAGAACGCCTTTCGGTGTAGCTCCTGAACCGTAGAACAGAATATCAAtaacatttattatttttttggataAGGAAAAGTAAATTTATTAACAAAGAGTACCAAAGAGGTACAGCAGAAGTACAAGAGGTCCTAACAGGACAGCAGTTACAGTATCAAGGCTTCCAAAAAATCCAAAAGGAAAGGCAGGATTTTCTAGCATACTACCCCTACACCACATGTAAACACAAGGAGATACTGGATACTTTTGTCACACCTCAAAGAGTTGGTACTTCCTCTGTCCTTTTTATGTAACATGGTTTGACTGGCATGGAATATGAGATAGTTTGACTTATATATTATCTAAGTGGTAGTTACACTGGACTAAATGTTATGTAACAGTTAAAAATTTAGTAGCAATCATCACATTAAAACTTAAATCTGATTACTTAAATAAATATGAATTCTAGAAACTTGAAGCAGTTGTATAAAGTAATTCTTTAGTTGAATCATCAGACATTCTAGGACgtttaaaaaaggaaaaagtgtAAATATGAATTAGGAAAAAAGTGTATTAGTTATTACAGTAGCCAAATCCACATAATTTAATGATTGACTGCTGGTAGATCATATATTATATAAACATACAAATTGAACCTTATAGCACCTTACAAATTTACCAAAGTTCGATTATATCTCCAATTGCAACGATTTTAATAAGCTATCATTTTATTTTTTACGGATAT
Encoded here:
- the LOC132644287 gene encoding myb family transcription factor PHL7-like, which encodes MYQPKGAPSPSLVQNNAAVHSQSLDCGGGSMDPMSGGNNNPSLASKQRLRWTNELHERFVDAVAQLGGPDRATPKGVLRVMGVQGLTIYHVKSHLQKYRLAKYLPDSSSDGKNSDKKESRDMLSSLDGSSGVEITTALKLQMEVQKRLHEQLEVQKQLQLRIEAQGKYLKKIIEEQQRLSGVLEVPGSGVTAPPTGDNGPESDNRTDPGTPAPSSEAPHVDKPVKAHVPTKSLSMDESFSSHHEPLSSDSDCQESPNGERSSKKQRVGTSAAFTKENVALPHQILDSSLSPPYQQPHSVFMTRDQFNHASGLSLGIEDHKVSGSNM